One Palaemon carinicauda isolate YSFRI2023 chromosome 4, ASM3689809v2, whole genome shotgun sequence DNA segment encodes these proteins:
- the LOC137639216 gene encoding uncharacterized protein isoform X2, with translation MPFNLQQFIVSPRDQVESLTVATKTDLKNLARHYDVQVPATTVKCVILSHILNFLVDEDIVPEEELADVRALTVTNPNGDLDKLSLQLELEKMKLQAATAAAEVEERKAAAAERAATAAAEVEERKAAAAERAATAATLVEREKAATERERAAAAERAATAAAELEERKAAAAERTAAAAASLERIKVETALEQQEKESEQKNKALRVRLQIEREAATVTERDLAFIRLKEKEEGKLIPEPFDVGKVQKLLPTFEEREPDNYFSVFEDTAKNLNWPQDKWYLIIRNSFKGKALSVCATMLEEHDYFIIKQAILDAYSITAEGYRQIFRNSQKQVQQTFLEFMNGKIKQFQKWVDKVDVKTFEQLKDLIVMEEFLRKIPGSINVYLREQNEYDPKKAALKADDYALIHKVGKTPYRETRPKETCTYCKQEGHHISECPDPHCAASYLKRKPNPPQFSPKQMNLPKQEPKPKVEKKKTFHCASHESQAFAPFTCSGKINGKPVTILRDTGSSQTIVSPKVIRPKGETHRYVAVNDLTSKSMLPLINVNLHCSYFSGTTEVAVNPELLPCKNVDVILGNDIANSVVLTNLIAVSPGDVVQEECLAVTRSRKKDTPTESSSNPLPVSEPMDFNELMSTYKIQPDSFSYQQRKDVTLQQCFNQVKPKDTNKCSYFYINNDVLMRKFRSSKNSHLETWKDLFQVVVPKDIRPLILELSHSADSHLGITKTYECISQDFYWPNMKNDIKEYVKTCTTCQKTNGALERTHQTIKNLLRKYIHSSGNEWDCDLELIMYIIRGVRNQSTGMSPFELLFGRRPRTILSSVKERILKLGDNEVPISQYISELNRKLLDLHSIAKTNLITAQEKMKINYDKKAKTRSFKVGDAVLLYHPIAGSPLREKYQGPYTITHRISPTNYIIATPDKRKSTQLVHINLLKAYLSPTAESKTVMITSALPYIDCPMDQFTDDPITASWQDSQNSKILENLSDYLQPLYASKCKSLVALFHEFPSITSDKPGRCTMLDHDIKLQPGAAPIKQAFYRTSQKKLGIMKEEVNYLIREGLAEPSASPWASPCLLVGKKNGKFRLCTDSGKLII, from the exons atgcctttcaacttgcaacaatttattgtatcaccacgggatcaggtggaatctctcacagttgccacaaaaactgacctaaagaatctagctcgccattatgatgtacaggttcccgcaactaccgtaaaatgtgtaattctcagtcatattttgaacttccttgtagatgaagatattgttccagaagaagaactggctgacgttcgagctctaacagttaccaatccaaatggtgacttggataaattaagtctgcagctggagttggaaaagatgaagctgcaagccgcaactgccgccgctgaggtagaagaaaggaaagccgctgctgctgaacgagccgcaactgccgccgctgaggtagaagaaaggaaagccgctgctgctgaaagagccgcaactgccgcaactctggtagaacgagagaaagctgccacagaacgagaaagagccgctgctgctgaacgagccgcaactgccgccgctgagttagaagagaggaaagccgctgctgctgagcgcacggctgctgctgctgcttccctagaacgtatcaaggtggaaactgctttggagcaacaagaaaaagaaagtgaacagaaaaacaaagctctccgtgttaggctgcagattgagagagaagcggccacagtaacagaacgggatctggcatttataagactgaaagaaaaggaagaaggtaagctaattcccgaaccctttgatgtgggcaaggtgcagaaattgttgcccacatttgaagaacgggaacctgataactacttttctgtgttcgaagacacagccaagaatctcaattggcctcaggacaaatggtatttgatcatccggaactcatttaaaggtaaagcattatctgtatgtgccactatgttagaggaacatgattatttcataattaaacaggcaatccttgatgcttattctattactgcggaaggttataggcaaatatttcgtaatagtcagaagcaagttcagcagacctttttagaatttatgaatggaaagattaaacagtttcagaagtgggtagacaaagtagatgtcaaaactttcgagcagttgaaagatttaatagtaatggaggagttcttaaggaaaataccaggtagcattaatgtgtatctaagagagcagaatgaatatgaccctaagaaagccgctttaaaggcagatgactatgctcttattcataaagtaggtaaaaccccatatagagaaactagacctaaggaaacttgtacatactgcaaacaagaaggacatcatatttcagaatgtcctgatccacattgtgcagcttcatacttaaagagaaaacctaatccccctcaattctctcctaagcaaatgaacctgcccaaacaggaaccaaaacctaaggtggagaagaaaaagaccttccattgtgcatcacacgagtcccaagcgtttgcacccttcacttgctcaggcaaaataaatggtaaacctgtaaccatactcagagacactggatcctctcaaacgatcgtctctcctaaagtaatacgacctaaaggtgaaactcacaggtatgttgcagttaatgacttaaccagtaagtctatgttgcctctcattaatgtaaaccttcattgttcttatttctctggaactactgaagtagctgtaaatccagaactgttaccatgcaagaatgtagatgtaatcctgggtaatgacatagctaactctgttgtcttaacaaacttaatagcagtatctccaggtgatgttgtacaggaggaatgcttagcagtgacacgaagcagaaaaaaggacacccctactgaatcatcatcaaacccgttgccagtctctgaacctatggatttcaacgagttgatgagtacatataagatccaacctgattcctttagctatcaacaaaggaaagatgtcactctacagcagtgtttcaaccaagtgaaaccaaaggataccaacaagtgttcttatttttatattaataatgatgtactaatgagaaaattcaggtccagcaagaacagtcatctagaaacctggaaggatctattccaggtagttgttcctaaggatataagacctctgatcctagaattgtctcactctgctgactctcatcttggtatcactaaaacatatgaatgcatcagtcaagacttttattggccaaacatgaagaatgacattaaagagtacgtaaaaacatgtacaacatgtcaaaaa accaatggagcattagaacgcactcaccagaccattaaaaatcttctccggaaatacatccatagttcaggtaacgagtgggattgcgatttggaactgatcatgtacatcatacgaggagttcgaaaccagtctactggtatgtcgccttttgaactactcttcggtcgacggccacgaactatcctcagttcagtcaaagaacgcatcctgaagttgggagataatgaggtacctatttcccaatatatttcagaactcaacaggaaacttttagatcttcactccattgccaaaactaacttgataacagctcaagagaagatgaagattaactatgataaaaaggctaaaaccagaagtttcaaagtaggagatgcagtgctgctataccatccgattgcaggctctcctctacgagagaaataccagggaccatataccatcactcaccgtatctcgccaaccaactatataatcgccactccagataagcgtaagtctactcaattagtccacataaacctcttaaaggcctatttgtctccaacagctgaaagtaaaacggtaatgattactagtgccttaccatacatagattgtcctatggatcaatttacagatgatccaataactgcatcttggcaggattctcaaaactcgaagatcttggaaaacttatcagactatctacaacccttatatgcatcaaaatgtaaatctttagtagctttattccatgaatttcctagtataacttcagataaaccaggcagatgcaccatgctagatcatgacatcaaactacaaccaggtgctgcacccattaaacaagctttctatcgaacatcacagaagaaattgggtatcatgaaagaagaagtgaactacttgataagagaaggattggcagaacccagtgcgtcaccatgggcttccccatgtctcctggtaggaaagaaaaatggtaaatttcgtctttgtaccgattcaggaaaattaataatttaa
- the LOC137639216 gene encoding uncharacterized protein isoform X1, translating to MPFNLQQFIVSPRDQVESLTVATKTDLKNLARHYDVQVPATTVKCVILSHILNFLVDEDIVPEEELADVRALTVTNPNGDLDKLSLQLELEKMKLQAATAAAEVEERKAAAAERAATAATLVEREKAATERERAAAAERAATAAAELEERKAAAAERTAAAAASLERIKVETALEQQEKESEQKNKALRVRLQIEREAATVTERDLAFIRLKEKEEGKLIPEPFDVGKVQKLLPTFEEREPDNYFSVFEDTAKNLNWPQDKWYLIIRNSFKGKALSVCATMLEEHDYFIIKQAILDAYSITAEGYRQIFRNSQKQVQQTFLEFMNGKIKQFQKWVDKVDVKTFEQLKDLIVMEEFLRKIPGSINVYLREQNEYDPKKAALKADDYALIHKVGKTPYRETRPKETCTYCKQEGHHISECPDPHCAASYLKRKPNPPQFSPKQMNLPKQEPKPKVEKKKTFHCASHESQAFAPFTCSGKINGKPVTILRDTGSSQTIVSPKVIRPKGETHRYVAVNDLTSKSMLPLINVNLHCSYFSGTTEVAVNPELLPCKNVDVILGNDIANSVVLTNLIAVSPGDVVQEECLAVTRSRKKDTPTESSSNPLPVSEPMDFNELMSTYKIQPDSFSYQQRKDVTLQQCFNQVKPKDTNKCSYFYINNDVLMRKFRSSKNSHLETWKDLFQVVVPKDIRPLILELSHSADSHLGITKTYECISQDFYWPNMKNDIKEYVKTCTTCQKVSSPNVKVPVAPLKPILVPKEPFSKIIVDCVGPLPKTKRGHEYLLTALCPTTRYPFAVPLRNISAKNILKSLVSIFTVVGFPTELQCDQGTNFMSHAFKTAMKDYHITQVSSSAYHPQTNGALERTHQTIKNLLRKYIHSSGNEWDCDLELIMYIIRGVRNQSTGMSPFELLFGRRPRTILSSVKERILKLGDNEVPISQYISELNRKLLDLHSIAKTNLITAQEKMKINYDKKAKTRSFKVGDAVLLYHPIAGSPLREKYQGPYTITHRISPTNYIIATPDKRKSTQLVHINLLKAYLSPTAESKTVMITSALPYIDCPMDQFTDDPITASWQDSQNSKILENLSDYLQPLYASKCKSLVALFHEFPSITSDKPGRCTMLDHDIKLQPGAAPIKQAFYRTSQKKLGIMKEEVNYLIREGLAEPSASPWASPCLLVGKKNGKFRLCTDSGKLII from the exons atgcctttcaacttgcaacaatttattgtatcaccacgggatcaggtggaatctctcacagttgccacaaaaactgacctaaagaatctagctcgccattatgatgtacaggttcccgcaactaccgtaaaatgtgtaattctcagtcatattttgaacttccttgtagatgaagatattgttccagaagaagaactggctgacgttcgagctctaacagttaccaatccaaatggtgacttggataaattaagtctgcagctggagttggaaaagatgaagctgcaagccgcaactgccgccgctgag gtagaagaaaggaaagccgctgctgctgaaagagccgcaactgccgcaactctggtagaacgagagaaagctgccacagaacgagaaagagccgctgctgctgaacgagccgcaactgccgccgctgagttagaagagaggaaagccgctgctgctgagcgcacggctgctgctgctgcttccctagaacgtatcaaggtggaaactgctttggagcaacaagaaaaagaaagtgaacagaaaaacaaagctctccgtgttaggctgcagattgagagagaagcggccacagtaacagaacgggatctggcatttataagactgaaagaaaaggaagaaggtaagctaattcccgaaccctttgatgtgggcaaggtgcagaaattgttgcccacatttgaagaacgggaacctgataactacttttctgtgttcgaagacacagccaagaatctcaattggcctcaggacaaatggtatttgatcatccggaactcatttaaaggtaaagcattatctgtatgtgccactatgttagaggaacatgattatttcataattaaacaggcaatccttgatgcttattctattactgcggaaggttataggcaaatatttcgtaatagtcagaagcaagttcagcagacctttttagaatttatgaatggaaagattaaacagtttcagaagtgggtagacaaagtagatgtcaaaactttcgagcagttgaaagatttaatagtaatggaggagttcttaaggaaaataccaggtagcattaatgtgtatctaagagagcagaatgaatatgaccctaagaaagccgctttaaaggcagatgactatgctcttattcataaagtaggtaaaaccccatatagagaaactagacctaaggaaacttgtacatactgcaaacaagaaggacatcatatttcagaatgtcctgatccacattgtgcagcttcatacttaaagagaaaacctaatccccctcaattctctcctaagcaaatgaacctgcccaaacaggaaccaaaacctaaggtggagaagaaaaagaccttccattgtgcatcacacgagtcccaagcgtttgcacccttcacttgctcaggcaaaataaatggtaaacctgtaaccatactcagagacactggatcctctcaaacgatcgtctctcctaaagtaatacgacctaaaggtgaaactcacaggtatgttgcagttaatgacttaaccagtaagtctatgttgcctctcattaatgtaaaccttcattgttcttatttctctggaactactgaagtagctgtaaatccagaactgttaccatgcaagaatgtagatgtaatcctgggtaatgacatagctaactctgttgtcttaacaaacttaatagcagtatctccaggtgatgttgtacaggaggaatgcttagcagtgacacgaagcagaaaaaaggacacccctactgaatcatcatcaaacccgttgccagtctctgaacctatggatttcaacgagttgatgagtacatataagatccaacctgattcctttagctatcaacaaaggaaagatgtcactctacagcagtgtttcaaccaagtgaaaccaaaggataccaacaagtgttcttatttttatattaataatgatgtactaatgagaaaattcaggtccagcaagaacagtcatctagaaacctggaaggatctattccaggtagttgttcctaaggatataagacctctgatcctagaattgtctcactctgctgactctcatcttggtatcactaaaacatatgaatgcatcagtcaagacttttattggccaaacatgaagaatgacattaaagagtacgtaaaaacatgtacaacatgtcaaaaagtaagtagtcctaatgtaaaagtaccagttgcacccttaaaacctatacttgtgcctaaagaacctttcagtaagatcatagtagattgtgtaggccctttgcctaagacaaaaaggggacatgaatacttgcttacggccttatgcccaactacccgttatccatttgcagtacctttaagaaacatttcagccaagaacatcctaaagtcactagtgtccatatttactgttgtaggatttccaactgaactacaatgtgatcaaggaaccaatttcatgagtcatgcttttaaaacagctatgaaagattaccatataacccaagtctcatcctcagcttaccatccacagaccaatggagcattagaacgcactcaccagaccattaaaaatcttctccggaaatacatccatagttcaggtaacgagtgggattgcgatttggaactgatcatgtacatcatacgaggagttcgaaaccagtctactggtatgtcgccttttgaactactcttcggtcgacggccacgaactatcctcagttcagtcaaagaacgcatcctgaagttgggagataatgaggtacctatttcccaatatatttcagaactcaacaggaaacttttagatcttcactccattgccaaaactaacttgataacagctcaagagaagatgaagattaactatgataaaaaggctaaaaccagaagtttcaaagtaggagatgcagtgctgctataccatccgattgcaggctctcctctacgagagaaataccagggaccatataccatcactcaccgtatctcgccaaccaactatataatcgccactccagataagcgtaagtctactcaattagtccacataaacctcttaaaggcctatttgtctccaacagctgaaagtaaaacggtaatgattactagtgccttaccatacatagattgtcctatggatcaatttacagatgatccaataactgcatcttggcaggattctcaaaactcgaagatcttggaaaacttatcagactatctacaacccttatatgcatcaaaatgtaaatctttagtagctttattccatgaatttcctagtataacttcagataaaccaggcagatgcaccatgctagatcatgacatcaaactacaaccaggtgctgcacccattaaacaagctttctatcgaacatcacagaagaaattgggtatcatgaaagaagaagtgaactacttgataagagaaggattggcagaacccagtgcgtcaccatgggcttccccatgtctcctggtaggaaagaaaaatggtaaatttcgtctttgtaccgattcaggaaaattaataatttaa